Proteins encoded in a region of the Flavobacterium sp. MDT1-60 genome:
- a CDS encoding sugar-binding domain-containing protein encodes MNKHKKILQKTTIILAVLLLAACASKSKNDRTVEDFNKDWNFKIGDYPTAIESDFNASDWRTLQLPHDWSIEGAFDKDSKTKQAQGFLPAGMGWYRKTFTIPQDWENKTVSVEFDGVFKNSEVFINGHSLGIRPNGYISFSYELSKYLKFGGQNIIAVKVDNSAQPNSRWYTGSGIYRNVRLVASDKLHVPEWGTFVTTPEISKEKASIHLEVDVKNDSEMEKEFRMVSSILNKNNVEVAQTESIQKIGGNSLSKNIQKFTLNNPILWDTENPYLYKIVTKIYDKSILVDSYETPLGVRYFNFDAEKGFSLNGKPMKILGVCLHHDNGALGAVENIHAVKRKLTILKEMGTNAIRMSHNPHSLEMMQLCDEMGFIVQDEAFDVWKKKKVTNDYHKDWDAWHKKDLEDFIKRDRNHPSVMMWSIGNEIREQFDSTGIAITRELAQIVKSLDTTRPVTSALTENVIEKNFIYQSGALDLLGFNYKHEDYKDFPIRFKGQKIIASESVSALETRGHYDFPSDGVKAWPTKYGAPFDGNADWTVSAFDQVKSYWGATHEENWKTIKKQDFMAGTFIWTGFDYIGEPDPYPYPARSSYFGIVDLAGFPKDVYYMYQSEWTIKSVLHIFPHWNWQKDQEVDVWAYYNNADEVELFLNGKSLDKKSKQNDDLHVSWRVKFEPGTLKAISRKDGKVVLEKEIHTAGTASKIDLKVYKATLKNDTYDLVYVTVSIVDKDGNLLPNANDLINFEVSGGGKLVGVDNGYQANLDSFKANSCKLFNGKCIAIIQSNGKKENIKFRASTGNEIPVSALDVKVN; translated from the coding sequence ATGAATAAACATAAAAAAATTCTACAAAAAACAACAATAATACTAGCAGTATTACTTCTGGCAGCCTGTGCTTCAAAAAGTAAAAATGACAGAACCGTTGAAGATTTCAACAAAGATTGGAATTTCAAAATAGGCGATTATCCAACAGCTATTGAATCTGATTTTAATGCTTCGGATTGGAGAACACTTCAATTGCCTCACGATTGGAGTATTGAAGGCGCTTTTGACAAAGACAGTAAAACAAAACAGGCGCAGGGATTTTTGCCGGCAGGAATGGGCTGGTATCGCAAAACATTTACTATTCCGCAGGATTGGGAAAACAAAACGGTTTCTGTAGAATTTGACGGAGTTTTTAAGAATAGCGAAGTGTTTATTAACGGACATTCTTTAGGAATCCGTCCTAACGGTTATATTTCATTTTCTTATGAATTATCAAAATATTTGAAATTCGGAGGACAAAATATCATTGCAGTAAAAGTCGATAATTCGGCTCAACCCAATTCAAGATGGTACACGGGTTCCGGAATTTATAGAAATGTAAGATTGGTGGCCAGCGATAAATTACACGTGCCAGAGTGGGGAACTTTTGTAACGACGCCAGAAATTTCAAAAGAAAAAGCTTCAATTCATTTAGAAGTGGATGTTAAAAATGATTCTGAAATGGAGAAGGAATTCAGAATGGTTTCTTCTATTTTAAATAAAAACAATGTTGAAGTTGCTCAAACCGAATCAATACAAAAAATTGGAGGGAATTCTTTGTCAAAAAACATTCAAAAGTTTACTTTAAATAACCCAATTCTTTGGGATACAGAAAATCCGTATTTGTATAAAATCGTCACTAAAATTTATGACAAATCAATTTTAGTCGACAGTTATGAAACACCGCTTGGAGTTCGTTATTTTAATTTTGATGCCGAAAAAGGGTTTTCATTAAATGGGAAACCGATGAAGATTTTAGGTGTTTGTTTGCATCATGACAATGGTGCTTTGGGCGCTGTAGAAAACATTCATGCGGTTAAAAGAAAATTGACCATTCTAAAAGAAATGGGAACCAACGCCATCAGAATGTCTCATAATCCGCATTCTTTAGAAATGATGCAATTGTGTGATGAAATGGGTTTCATCGTTCAGGACGAAGCTTTTGATGTCTGGAAAAAGAAAAAGGTAACGAACGATTATCATAAAGACTGGGATGCGTGGCATAAAAAAGATTTAGAAGATTTCATTAAAAGAGATCGTAATCATCCATCGGTAATGATGTGGAGTATTGGTAACGAAATCAGGGAACAATTTGACAGTACCGGAATTGCGATTACGAGAGAATTGGCTCAAATTGTAAAATCGTTAGATACAACACGTCCAGTAACTTCTGCTTTGACAGAAAATGTTATTGAGAAAAATTTTATTTATCAATCGGGTGCTTTGGATCTTTTGGGATTCAATTACAAACACGAAGATTACAAAGATTTTCCAATTCGTTTTAAAGGGCAAAAAATAATTGCTTCTGAAAGTGTTTCGGCTTTAGAAACGCGTGGCCATTATGACTTTCCTTCGGATGGTGTTAAAGCCTGGCCGACAAAATATGGTGCTCCGTTTGACGGAAATGCAGATTGGACCGTTTCGGCTTTTGATCAGGTAAAATCGTATTGGGGTGCAACGCATGAAGAAAACTGGAAAACGATCAAGAAACAGGATTTTATGGCGGGAACTTTTATCTGGACCGGTTTCGATTATATTGGCGAACCAGATCCGTATCCGTATCCTGCAAGAAGTTCGTATTTTGGGATTGTTGATTTAGCCGGTTTCCCGAAAGACGTGTATTATATGTACCAAAGTGAGTGGACAATCAAATCGGTTTTACATATTTTTCCACATTGGAATTGGCAAAAAGATCAGGAAGTTGATGTTTGGGCTTATTACAATAATGCCGATGAAGTTGAATTATTCTTAAACGGAAAATCACTCGATAAAAAATCAAAACAAAATGATGATTTACATGTTTCATGGCGCGTAAAATTTGAGCCGGGAACATTAAAAGCCATTTCCAGAAAAGATGGAAAAGTAGTTTTAGAAAAAGAAATTCATACCGCGGGAACAGCTTCCAAAATAGATTTGAAAGTATATAAAGCGACCCTTAAAAATGATACTTATGATTTGGTTTACGTGACCGTTTCTATCGTTGACAAAGACGGAAATCTTCTGCCAAATGCAAATGACTTAATCAATTTTGAAGTTTCGGGCGGAGGAAAATTAGTGGGTGTTGATAACGGTTATCAGGCGAATTTAGATTCTTTTAAGGCCAATTCCTGCAAATTGTTTAATGGAAAATGTATTGCTATTATTCAGTCGAATGGGAAGAAAGAAAACATCAAATTTAGGGCTTCAACTGGAAACGAGATTCCGGTTTCTGCTCTAGATGTAAAAGTAAATTAA
- a CDS encoding malectin domain-containing carbohydrate-binding protein produces the protein MNKIFFFICFFLVFSSVESQVKHDSAKLRKEISLNSSWETIIISDPLKQEEAFVSNPKIDSQWQKTDVPHNWDQYYGYRRMKHGNLHGTAWYHKTFSVDKKDKGKRLFLFFEGVSSYATVWLNGKKVGAHKGGRTTFTIDITNAVSFDGQNDMMVKAEHPSFIADLPWVCGGCSGEWGFSEGSQPMGIFRPVSLVVTDEVRIEPFGVHIWNDKSISKETAILHTTTEIKNYGKSNRDLTIENILFDAAGKKAAISKSDIKNVSGETKEITQTLPEISNPKLWSPASPYLYQLVTSVYENGKKIDELKTPYGIRWVSWPVSRDGKDNRFYINDEALFVNGTCEYEHLIGKSHSFSDEEIHARIEQIKAAGFNAFREAHQPHNLLYQKELDENGILFWSQFSAHIWYDTPEFKENFKTLLREWIKERRNSPSVVMWGLQNESTIPKEFAEECTKIIREMDPLSASQRIVTTCNGGEGTDWNVVQNWSGTYGGDPLKYHLEMSTQLLNGEYGAWRTADLHTEGEFDQKGILSENRFSQLMEIKVREAELVKDKIAGQFNWLFASHENPGRSQNGEGFRDIDKVGPINYKGLFTVWGEPLDAYYMYRANYVSNKTNPMVYIVSHSWPNRWDSAGIKNGIDIYSNCDEVELFNDINKSSLGKLKNPGLGQHFQFNNVNIQYNVLYAVGYVNGKVVAKDYVVLNTLPKAPNLNALYTDQADITKSKKGYNYLYRVNCGGSEFTDVEGSTWLTDTHKNGQNTWGSLSWTDKFEKLPDYYASQRSTFDPISGTKDQTLFQSFRYGTDKLSYEFPAPDGEYLIELYFIEPWYGTGGGLDCKGWRLFDVAINDNVVLKDFDIWSEVGHDKVLKKTFVVKSKNGKLVISFLNVKVGEAIISAIAIATKDINARPAAESPKNIQNLVLKAYNKTRNTVASWLDINSKQYSDSEVVFTKLPSEVFGADYLQFSSKSKTSGSFTVKEDSDLYVLIDSKIKTQFAWLSGYKKSEEMAKNSNNIEFAIYTKKVKKGENITFDNSETLSTFIVVPTYDMGEKDDSRQTLVLEAENAKTTGTDIVKGNFKKADYIEFTKKTNNSIEFEVKPGVAGIYLMRFKFMNRNETPLKVKFKMEDAYGILMRNDTIEFFPSPEKWKVLNTTSGGYINAGTYKITLESEDMKGLMLDSFEFQ, from the coding sequence ATGAACAAAATATTTTTTTTTATTTGCTTTTTTTTAGTTTTTAGCTCGGTAGAGAGCCAGGTGAAACACGACTCAGCGAAATTGCGTAAAGAAATTTCGCTGAATTCATCTTGGGAAACTATTATCATAAGCGATCCTTTAAAACAGGAAGAAGCTTTTGTGAGCAATCCTAAAATTGATTCGCAATGGCAAAAAACTGATGTGCCTCATAACTGGGACCAATATTATGGTTACCGCAGAATGAAACACGGCAATTTGCACGGAACAGCCTGGTATCATAAAACATTTAGCGTCGATAAAAAAGATAAAGGCAAACGCCTTTTTTTGTTTTTTGAAGGAGTTAGTTCTTACGCGACAGTTTGGCTAAACGGAAAAAAAGTAGGAGCGCACAAAGGTGGCCGAACGACTTTTACCATCGATATCACAAACGCTGTTTCTTTTGATGGGCAAAATGATATGATGGTCAAAGCAGAACACCCATCATTTATAGCTGATCTTCCTTGGGTTTGTGGTGGTTGTTCAGGCGAATGGGGATTTTCAGAAGGTTCTCAACCAATGGGGATTTTCAGACCGGTTTCTTTAGTGGTTACAGATGAGGTTCGTATCGAGCCTTTTGGTGTTCATATCTGGAATGATAAATCGATTTCTAAAGAAACGGCGATCCTTCATACGACAACAGAAATCAAGAATTACGGAAAATCAAACCGCGATTTAACGATTGAAAATATACTCTTTGATGCTGCCGGAAAGAAAGCTGCTATAAGTAAAAGCGATATCAAAAATGTTTCAGGAGAAACAAAAGAAATAACACAGACACTTCCGGAAATTTCAAATCCAAAATTATGGTCGCCGGCAAGTCCCTATTTATATCAGTTAGTGACTTCTGTTTATGAAAACGGGAAAAAAATAGATGAACTAAAAACGCCATACGGAATCCGTTGGGTGAGTTGGCCGGTGAGTCGTGACGGAAAAGACAATCGTTTTTATATTAACGATGAAGCATTGTTTGTAAACGGAACCTGCGAATACGAACATTTGATCGGGAAAAGCCATTCATTTTCAGATGAAGAAATTCATGCGCGAATCGAACAAATAAAAGCTGCCGGATTTAATGCTTTTAGAGAAGCGCATCAGCCTCATAATTTATTATATCAAAAAGAATTAGATGAAAACGGAATCCTGTTTTGGAGTCAGTTTTCGGCACATATTTGGTACGACACGCCAGAATTCAAAGAGAACTTCAAAACCTTGTTACGAGAATGGATTAAAGAACGCAGAAACAGTCCGTCAGTAGTGATGTGGGGATTGCAGAATGAAAGTACAATTCCGAAGGAATTCGCCGAAGAATGTACCAAGATTATTCGTGAAATGGATCCGTTATCAGCTTCTCAAAGAATCGTAACAACTTGTAACGGTGGTGAAGGAACAGACTGGAATGTCGTACAAAACTGGTCGGGAACGTATGGAGGTGATCCTTTAAAATATCATCTCGAAATGAGCACGCAACTCTTAAACGGAGAATACGGCGCGTGGCGTACAGCAGATTTACATACCGAAGGCGAATTTGATCAAAAAGGAATTTTGAGTGAAAACAGATTTTCGCAATTAATGGAAATCAAGGTCCGTGAAGCCGAATTGGTGAAAGATAAAATTGCGGGACAATTTAACTGGCTTTTTGCTTCGCATGAAAATCCGGGACGTTCTCAAAACGGAGAAGGTTTCAGAGATATTGATAAAGTCGGACCTATAAATTATAAAGGACTTTTTACCGTTTGGGGCGAGCCGTTGGACGCGTATTATATGTACCGTGCTAATTATGTTTCGAACAAAACAAACCCGATGGTTTATATTGTTTCGCATTCGTGGCCAAACCGCTGGGATTCGGCAGGTATAAAAAACGGAATCGATATTTACTCCAATTGTGATGAGGTTGAATTGTTCAACGATATCAATAAGAGTTCTTTGGGTAAATTGAAAAATCCGGGATTAGGACAGCATTTTCAATTTAACAATGTCAATATTCAATACAATGTTTTGTACGCTGTGGGTTATGTGAACGGAAAAGTGGTTGCGAAAGATTATGTTGTTTTGAATACACTTCCAAAAGCACCAAATCTAAATGCATTATATACAGATCAGGCTGATATTACAAAATCAAAAAAAGGATACAATTATCTTTACAGAGTGAATTGTGGTGGTTCTGAATTCACAGATGTTGAAGGAAGTACCTGGTTGACCGACACACATAAAAACGGACAAAATACCTGGGGATCTTTATCCTGGACAGATAAATTTGAAAAACTTCCGGATTATTATGCGAGTCAAAGAAGTACTTTTGACCCAATTTCGGGAACAAAAGATCAGACTTTATTCCAAAGTTTCAGATACGGAACAGATAAATTGAGTTATGAATTTCCTGCGCCAGATGGTGAATATTTAATCGAGTTGTATTTTATAGAACCATGGTACGGAACCGGTGGCGGATTGGATTGCAAAGGCTGGCGATTGTTTGATGTGGCGATTAATGACAATGTCGTTCTGAAAGATTTTGATATTTGGTCAGAAGTGGGGCACGATAAAGTCTTGAAGAAAACTTTTGTGGTAAAAAGCAAAAACGGAAAATTGGTTATTTCGTTCCTGAATGTAAAAGTCGGTGAAGCCATAATTTCAGCAATTGCAATTGCGACCAAAGATATTAACGCAAGACCTGCAGCAGAATCTCCTAAAAACATTCAGAATCTGGTTTTAAAGGCTTATAATAAAACAAGAAATACAGTTGCTTCCTGGCTGGATATCAATTCAAAACAATATTCAGATTCAGAAGTTGTTTTTACCAAATTACCTTCAGAAGTTTTTGGAGCAGATTATTTGCAGTTTTCCTCTAAATCAAAAACTTCAGGTTCGTTTACCGTCAAAGAAGATTCAGATCTTTATGTATTGATTGATAGCAAAATTAAAACACAATTTGCATGGTTATCAGGTTATAAAAAATCAGAAGAAATGGCAAAAAACAGTAACAATATTGAGTTTGCTATTTATACTAAAAAAGTAAAAAAAGGAGAAAATATTACTTTCGATAATTCAGAAACGCTGAGCACTTTTATTGTTGTTCCGACATATGATATGGGAGAAAAAGATGATTCTCGTCAAACTTTAGTTTTAGAAGCTGAAAATGCCAAAACTACCGGAACGGATATTGTAAAAGGAAATTTCAAAAAGGCCGACTATATTGAGTTCACCAAAAAGACCAATAATAGCATTGAGTTTGAAGTAAAGCCAGGTGTTGCCGGAATTTATTTGATGCGTTTTAAATTCATGAACAGAAATGAAACGCCATTAAAAGTAAAATTCAAAATGGAAGATGCGTACGGAATTTTGATGCGAAATGATACAATCGAATTCTTCCCTTCACCAGAAAAATGGAAAGTTTTAAATACCACTTCCGGAGGATATATTAATGCAGGAACGTATAAAATCACTTTGGAATCAGAAGATATGAAAGGATTGATGTTGGATTCTTTTGAGTTTCAATAG
- a CDS encoding glycoside hydrolase family 20 zincin-like fold domain-containing protein, translated as MRYFSLLFLCFYATFATAQNITIVSDSKSPRAQFGVEKLSEIASAKGFKVIYSDKITKNSKDKVIVIGEKGTDFWKQNSKSAKIDDSKLTKKEGFQIRTQKNIIYIEGTDASGALYGAMELADRIKSSGQLPTEINIDDSPEMVLRGACIGMQKTTYLPGRDVYEYPYTPETFPWFYDKKLWIKYLDMMVDNRMNSLYLWNGHPFASLVKLKDYPFAVEVSDEDFKKNEEVYKFLTVEANKRGIWVIQMFYNIIVSKPFAEHYNMKTQDRSRLITPLLSDYTRKSIAAFIEKYPNVGLMVCLGEAINTIDDDVEWFTKTIIPGVQDGLKALGRTDEPPIILRSHDTDGPLVMEKSLPLYKNLYTESKYTGESLTTYTPGGPWGETHKQLSALKSIHIENVHILANLEPFRYGSPDFIQKTVKAMHSVHGANALHLYPQASYWDWPYSADKTKTGERLLEMDRDWIWYKAWARYAWDSKRDRNEEVKFWDKDLAAKYGTDTEAANNIQKAYDESGEIAPKTLRRFGITEGNRQTLLLGMFESQLVNPAKWRVYPGFHESCGPVGELLLEYSKKEWNHEPHVGELPTQIIAEITEHGRLAVEAIDKAEPSVTKDKDEFLRLKNDMHCYKAFADFFSEKVKAALLVLRYSYSNDISDLDKALPHLEKSIEYYETLVNLTKDSYWYANSMQTAQRRIPIGGDDGNNKTWAELLPHYERELVNFKRNLELLKASKDGKIATKEGKPWQTAEVTLLSESKGTYAIKNGTKVYGTPISEFTKIAPELQNLKGIAFEETAQNEKGTHLKFKNTKPVKLVVGYFNSDQKRFLFPPSLETDAAGNAYGQAEVILASAMNLKELPRVNIHTYTFQPGENELNLGKGRVLILGFIDANQTITPRDVGYIDAGEKGAIDWLFY; from the coding sequence ATGAGATATTTCAGTTTACTTTTTTTATGTTTTTATGCCACTTTCGCAACAGCGCAAAATATTACTATTGTAAGTGATTCAAAATCGCCAAGAGCTCAGTTTGGAGTTGAAAAACTATCTGAAATAGCATCAGCTAAAGGATTCAAAGTAATTTATTCGGATAAAATAACTAAAAACTCAAAAGATAAAGTAATTGTAATTGGCGAAAAAGGAACTGATTTTTGGAAACAAAATTCGAAATCTGCTAAAATCGATGATAGCAAATTAACTAAGAAAGAAGGTTTTCAAATTCGTACGCAAAAAAACATTATTTACATTGAAGGAACTGACGCAAGTGGTGCCTTGTACGGCGCAATGGAATTAGCGGACCGTATTAAAAGTTCAGGACAACTTCCGACAGAAATTAATATTGATGACAGTCCGGAAATGGTGTTGAGAGGGGCCTGTATCGGAATGCAGAAAACGACTTATCTTCCGGGCAGAGATGTTTACGAATATCCGTATACGCCTGAAACTTTTCCGTGGTTTTACGATAAAAAACTATGGATCAAGTATCTGGATATGATGGTCGATAACAGAATGAACTCCTTGTATTTATGGAACGGACATCCATTCGCTTCATTAGTGAAACTGAAAGATTATCCATTTGCTGTGGAAGTAAGCGATGAAGATTTCAAAAAGAACGAAGAAGTTTATAAATTCCTTACGGTAGAAGCCAACAAAAGAGGAATCTGGGTTATTCAGATGTTCTACAATATTATTGTTTCTAAGCCTTTTGCGGAGCATTATAATATGAAAACGCAGGATCGTTCAAGACTAATTACGCCTTTACTTTCAGATTATACGAGAAAGTCTATTGCTGCTTTTATCGAAAAATATCCAAATGTGGGATTGATGGTTTGCTTGGGAGAGGCCATTAATACGATTGATGATGATGTAGAGTGGTTTACCAAAACGATTATTCCGGGAGTTCAGGATGGTTTGAAAGCGTTAGGAAGAACAGATGAGCCGCCAATTATTTTGCGTTCGCACGATACTGATGGACCTTTGGTAATGGAAAAATCGCTTCCGTTATACAAAAACTTATACACAGAAAGTAAATATACCGGAGAATCGTTGACGACTTATACGCCAGGCGGACCTTGGGGAGAAACGCACAAACAATTAAGTGCTTTAAAATCGATTCATATTGAGAATGTACATATTCTGGCCAATTTAGAACCTTTCAGATACGGCTCACCTGATTTTATCCAGAAAACGGTTAAGGCAATGCACAGCGTTCACGGTGCGAATGCGTTGCATTTATATCCGCAAGCTTCTTATTGGGATTGGCCATATTCTGCAGATAAAACAAAAACAGGTGAACGATTACTTGAAATGGATCGTGACTGGATATGGTACAAAGCCTGGGCAAGATATGCGTGGGACAGTAAAAGAGACAGAAATGAAGAAGTTAAGTTCTGGGACAAAGATTTAGCTGCTAAATACGGAACAGATACAGAAGCAGCAAATAATATTCAAAAAGCATACGACGAATCTGGAGAAATTGCTCCAAAAACCTTAAGACGTTTCGGAATTACAGAAGGAAACCGACAAACTTTATTGTTAGGAATGTTCGAAAGTCAGTTGGTAAATCCGGCGAAATGGCGTGTTTATCCGGGTTTTCATGAATCTTGTGGTCCTGTTGGAGAATTACTTTTAGAATATTCTAAAAAAGAATGGAATCATGAACCACATGTTGGTGAACTTCCAACTCAGATTATTGCTGAAATCACAGAACATGGAAGACTGGCTGTTGAAGCAATCGACAAAGCAGAACCAAGCGTAACAAAAGACAAAGACGAATTTTTACGTCTGAAAAATGATATGCATTGCTATAAGGCTTTCGCCGATTTCTTTTCAGAAAAGGTAAAAGCAGCCTTATTGGTTTTAAGATACAGTTACTCCAATGATATTTCAGATTTAGATAAAGCACTTCCTCATTTGGAGAAAAGTATCGAATATTATGAAACATTAGTAAATTTAACAAAAGATAGTTATTGGTATGCCAACAGTATGCAAACCGCGCAACGCCGTATTCCGATTGGTGGTGATGACGGAAATAACAAAACATGGGCAGAATTATTGCCGCATTACGAAAGAGAATTGGTTAATTTTAAACGAAATCTGGAGTTGTTGAAAGCATCAAAAGATGGAAAAATTGCAACCAAAGAAGGAAAACCATGGCAAACCGCAGAAGTAACTTTGTTAAGTGAAAGCAAAGGAACTTATGCAATAAAAAATGGTACAAAAGTATACGGAACACCAATCTCAGAATTCACAAAAATAGCTCCTGAATTGCAAAACTTAAAAGGAATTGCTTTTGAGGAAACAGCGCAAAACGAAAAAGGAACGCATTTGAAATTCAAAAACACCAAACCTGTAAAACTGGTTGTAGGTTATTTTAATTCAGATCAAAAGCGATTTTTATTTCCGCCAAGTTTAGAAACAGATGCAGCCGGAAATGCTTACGGTCAGGCCGAAGTGATTTTGGCAAGCGCCATGAATCTTAAAGAATTGCCTCGTGTAAATATTCATACCTACACCTTTCAGCCAGGAGAAAATGAATTGAATTTAGGAAAAGGAAGAGTGCTTATTTTAGGATTTATTGATGCCAACCAAACGATAACACCGCGAGATGTGGGTTATATTGATGCAGGAGAAAAAGGAGCCATTGATTGGTTGTTTTATTAA